One region of Glycine max cultivar Williams 82 chromosome 9, Glycine_max_v4.0, whole genome shotgun sequence genomic DNA includes:
- the LOC100807652 gene encoding UDP-glycosyltransferase 88A1 — protein sequence MKEAVVFYPAPLIGHLVSTIELCKFILTHQPSLSIHILITIAPYDTSSTSNYISTVSTTLPSITFHTLPTFNPPKTLLSSSLNHETLLFHVLHHNNPHIHQTLISLSKTHTLHALIVDILCSQSIFLASQLNLPAYLFATTSASLLGAFLYHSTLHETYHKSFKDLNNTFLDIPGVPPMPARDMPKPLLERNDEAYKNFLNCSLAAPKAAGFIVNTFEALEPSSTKAICDGLCIPNSPTSPLYSFGPLVTTTDQNQNKNTSDHECLRWLDLQPRKSVVFLCFGSLGVFSREQLSEIAIGLEKSEQRFLWVVRNPVSDQKHNLALGTQEDPDLESLLPKGFLDRTKGKGLVVKNWVPQAAVLNHDSVGGFVSHCGWNSVLEAVCAGVPLIAWPLYAEQRFNRVVLVEEMKVALWMRESAVSGFVAASEVEERVRELMESERGKRVRDRVMVFKDEAKAATREGGSSRVALEKLLKSWKVGQLSE from the coding sequence ATGAAAGAAGCTGTAGTTTTCTACCCTGCACCTCTTATAGGCCACTTAGTCTCCACCATAGAGCTATGCAAGTTCATCCTCACTCACCAACCCTCCCTCTCCATTCACATCCTCATAACCATAGCACCCTACGACACATCCTCCACTTCCAACTACATCTCCACCGTCTCCACCACTCTCCCCTCCATTACTTTCCACACCCTCCCCACCTTCAATCCCCCCAAAACCCTTCTCTCTTCCTCACTCAACCACGAAACCCTCTTGTTCCACGTCCTCCACCACAACAACCCCCACATCCACCAAACCCTAATTTCCCTCTCCAAAACTCACACCCTCCATGCCCTCATCGTAGACATCTTATGCTCCCAATCTATCTTCCTTGCTTCACAACTCAACCTCCCCGCTTACCTTTTCGCCACAACAAGTGCTTCACTCTTAGGTGCTTTTCTTTACCACAGCACACTCCATGAAACCTACCACAAGAGCTTCAAAGATCTCAACAACACCTTTCTCGACATCCCCGGTGTCCCTCCAATGCCAGCGAGGGACATGCCGAAACCCTTGCTCGAACGCAACGATGAAGCCTACAAAAACTTTCTGAATTGTAGTCTTGCAGCACCCAAAGCCGCAGGCTTTATCGTCAACACATTCGAAGCTCTTGAACCAAGTAGCACCAAAGCAATTTGTGACGGTTTATGCATACCCAATTCCCCAACCTCACCTCTTTATAGTTTTGGTCCTCTAGTAACCACTACTgaccaaaaccaaaacaaaaacactAGTGACCATGAATGTTTGAGGTGGCTGGACTTGCAACCTCGTAAGAGTGTCGTGTTTCTATGTTTTGGAAGCTTGGGTGTGTTTTCTAGAGAGCAACTAAGTGAAATCGCTATTGGGTTGGAGAAAAGTGAACAACGGTTTTTATGGGTAGTGCGAAACCCCGTTAGCGACCAAAAGCATAACCTTGCTTTGGGAACACAAGAGGACCCTGATTTGGAATCTTTGCTACCAAAGGGTTTCTTGGACAGGACAAAAGGAAAGGGGTTGGTGGTGAAAAACTGGGTCCCACAAGCAGCGGTGTTGAATCATGACTCGGTGGGTGGGTTCGTGAGTCACTGCGGGTGGAACTCGGTGCTTGAAGCGGTGTGTGCTGGGGTGCCATTGATTGCGTGGCCGCTTTACGCGGAGCAGAGGTTCAACAGGGTGGTTCTGGTGGAGGAAATGAAGGTTGCACTGTGGATGCGTGAGTCTGCAGTGTCGGGTTTTGTGGCGGCGAGTGAGGTGGAGGAGCGAGTTAGGGAGTTGATGGAATCGGAGAGAGGTAAGCGAGTTAGGGACCGAGTCATGGTTTTTAAGGACGAAGCTAAGGCTGCTACGAGGGAAGGTGGGTCTTCGCGCGTGGCATTGGAGAAACTTCTCAAGTCATGGAAAGTGGGTCAGTTAAGTGAATGA